The Vulpes lagopus strain Blue_001 chromosome 6, ASM1834538v1, whole genome shotgun sequence genome has a segment encoding these proteins:
- the CALM1 gene encoding calmodulin-1 — protein MADQLTEEQIAEFKEAFSLFDKDGDGTITTKELGTVMRSLGQNPTEAELQDMINEVDADGNGTIDFPEFLTMMARKMKDTDSEEEIREAFRVFDKDGNGYISAAELRHVMTNLGEKLTDEEVDEMIREADIDGDGQVNYEEFVQMMTAK, from the exons ATG GCTGATCAGCTGACCGAAGAACAGATTGCTG aGTTCAAGGAAGCTTTCTCCCTATTTGACAAAGATGGCGATGGCACCATCACAACAAAGGAACTTGGAACTGTCATGAGGTCACTGGGTCAGAACCCAACAGAAGCCGAATTGCAGGATATGATCAACGAGGTGGATGCTGACG GTAATGGCACCATTGACTTCCCGGAATTTTTGACTATGATGgctagaaaaatgaaagatacagACAGTGAAGAAGAAATTCGCGAGGCATTCCGAGTCTTTGACAAG GATGGCAACGGTTACATCAGTGCGGCAGAACTACGTCATGTCATGACAAACTTAGGAGAAAAACTAACAGACGAAGAAGTAGATGAAATGATCAGAGAAGCAGATATTGATGGAGATGGGCAAGTCAACTATGAAG AATTCGTACAGATGATGACTGCAAAATGA